One window from the genome of Pseudomonadota bacterium encodes:
- a CDS encoding ankyrin repeat domain-containing protein — translation MSSSLGEKLINTVENGDLDGVRDLVLNHNAPVNYANDGWTPLIKAASRGYMEMVRFLIEHDADPNLRSGDQWTPLWGAISSDHDNLEVVEYLLDNGANPLITTKGKTPEAYAAEKNKRLVVMALNESLRWQKLGPHRIQNHSIEPLFEVTRIFNFKSMNVMTVIQDRDHKTMSHSEMHFSNPAVDLELLREAKVELLERGGTLDDRAVNDALINSRHGRRLHNISRREAKNGR, via the coding sequence ATGTCATCCAGTTTGGGCGAAAAACTCATAAATACTGTGGAGAACGGCGATTTAGACGGCGTGCGCGACCTTGTGTTGAACCATAACGCCCCCGTCAATTACGCCAATGACGGCTGGACACCGCTGATCAAAGCCGCCAGCCGCGGATATATGGAGATGGTCCGCTTTCTTATCGAACATGATGCGGATCCCAATCTGCGATCCGGCGACCAGTGGACGCCCCTTTGGGGCGCAATTTCTTCGGATCATGACAATCTGGAGGTCGTGGAATATCTGCTGGACAACGGCGCCAATCCGCTCATCACCACAAAAGGAAAAACACCGGAAGCCTATGCGGCGGAAAAGAACAAACGCCTCGTCGTCATGGCTTTGAATGAAAGCCTGCGCTGGCAAAAGCTTGGGCCGCACCGTATCCAGAACCACAGTATCGAACCGCTGTTTGAAGTCACCCGCATTTTCAATTTTAAATCCATGAATGTGATGACGGTTATACAAGACCGTGACCATAAAACGATGAGCCATAGCGAAATGCATTTCTCCAACCCTGCCGTTGATCTTGAACTTCTACGGGAAGCCAAGGTAGAACTGCTGGAGCGTGGCGGTACACTTGATGACCGCGCCGTCAATGATGCGCTGATCAATTCACGTCATGGCCGCCGTTTGCACAATATCTCCCGCCGCGAGGCCAAAAATGGCCGATAA
- the rimK gene encoding 30S ribosomal protein S6--L-glutamate ligase has product MKIGILSRDASIYSTKRLLDVARARGHKVRVIDVLSCFMNINPNQPDVHFRDEILEFDAVIPRIGNSVTFYGTAVVRQFEMDGVHSLNGSLAIVRARDKLRAHQVLARKGLGMPSTSFAHSTHNTGDLISLVGGAPLIVKLLNSTQGKGVILAETKKAAESVIEAFRGLDAHFLVQEFIKEAGGADIRCFVVGEKVVATMMRKAAEGDFRSNLHSGGSAEKVKITPAERKLAVAATKAMGLQVAGVDIVRSDRGPLILEVNSSPGLQGIETTTGKDVASLMIEHLEIMAASKKKSRLNKG; this is encoded by the coding sequence ATGAAGATCGGTATCCTGTCGCGCGATGCGTCCATCTATTCCACCAAACGTCTGCTTGACGTCGCCCGTGCGCGCGGCCACAAGGTACGCGTGATTGATGTGCTTAGCTGTTTCATGAATATCAATCCGAACCAGCCGGATGTGCATTTCCGTGACGAGATACTGGAATTTGATGCGGTTATTCCGCGTATCGGCAATTCCGTCACTTTTTACGGCACGGCTGTGGTGCGCCAGTTCGAGATGGACGGTGTTCACAGCCTGAACGGATCGCTGGCAATTGTTCGCGCCCGTGACAAGTTGCGTGCCCATCAGGTGCTGGCGCGGAAGGGGCTGGGAATGCCCTCGACCAGTTTTGCGCATTCCACCCATAATACCGGTGATTTGATCAGTCTTGTCGGCGGTGCGCCGCTGATTGTCAAGCTGTTGAACAGCACGCAGGGGAAAGGCGTTATTCTGGCGGAAACCAAGAAAGCGGCGGAAAGCGTGATTGAGGCCTTTCGCGGTCTGGATGCGCATTTTCTGGTGCAGGAATTTATCAAAGAGGCAGGCGGGGCGGATATTCGCTGTTTTGTCGTCGGCGAGAAGGTTGTGGCAACGATGATGCGCAAGGCTGCAGAGGGAGATTTCCGTTCCAACCTGCACAGCGGCGGCAGCGCTGAAAAGGTCAAGATCACACCGGCGGAGCGCAAATTGGCGGTTGCCGCGACCAAAGCGATGGGGCTGCAGGTCGCAGGGGTTGATATTGTGCGCTCTGACCGCGGGCCGCTGATTCTGGAAGTGAATAGCTCTCCCGGATTGCAGGGCATTGAGACAACGACAGGAAAAGATGTTGCGTCGCTGATGATTGAACATCTTGAAATCATGGCGGCCTCCAAGAAGAAATCACGCTTGAACAAAGGCTGA
- a CDS encoding ABC transporter ATP-binding protein yields the protein MSKAILSLKNITKSFVQGGRTLEILAGADLEIKAGESVALVAPSGAGKSTLLQIAGILDRPTSGEIYMDGMAVQHADDETRTRLRREKIGFIYQFHYLLSDFTAQENLILPQLIAGVPKADARQNADDLLKMVKIAERGGHYPSEMSGGEQQRVAIARALANNPVLLLADEPTGNLDPKTAGEVFALLKRMVSELQLAALIVTHNMELAQKTDRILTLKDGKIIPYDKTSLEDAA from the coding sequence ATGAGTAAAGCCATTCTGTCTTTGAAAAATATTACCAAAAGCTTTGTGCAGGGCGGTCGTACGCTGGAGATTCTGGCCGGTGCCGATCTGGAGATTAAAGCGGGAGAAAGCGTTGCGCTGGTTGCACCCAGCGGTGCGGGGAAATCGACCCTGTTACAGATTGCCGGCATTCTTGACCGTCCGACATCCGGCGAGATTTATATGGACGGTATGGCTGTGCAACATGCGGATGATGAAACCCGCACACGCCTGCGCCGTGAAAAAATCGGCTTTATTTATCAATTCCATTATCTGCTGTCGGATTTCACCGCGCAGGAAAATTTGATATTGCCGCAGCTGATTGCCGGTGTACCGAAAGCGGATGCGCGGCAGAATGCCGATGATCTTTTGAAAATGGTCAAAATCGCCGAACGCGGCGGGCATTATCCGTCGGAAATGTCGGGCGGGGAACAGCAGCGTGTTGCGATTGCGCGGGCGCTGGCCAATAATCCGGTGCTGCTGCTGGCGGATGAGCCGACTGGGAATCTGGACCCGAAAACGGCGGGAGAAGTCTTTGCCTTGCTGAAGCGCATGGTGTCGGAATTGCAGCTGGCGGCGCTGATCGTCACCCATAATATGGAGCTGGCGCAGAAAACCGACCGTATCCTGACCCTGAAAGACGGGAAAATCATTCCTTACGATAAAACATCCCTGGAAGACGCGGCTTAA
- a CDS encoding ankyrin repeat domain-containing protein, producing the protein MSELQKTVNEHLREAAQIGNIALMQDALDNGAEIHHDHDSALQWVCYNGHREAAEFLLDNGADPHADGGKPLKHAAEQGRYSIVLLLLERGAAFSTLSTAMQVKYAGALEESKLAQVEERLKNPYQLFNDHTVLKFEGRIREIGDLHKIFDFSARTVTQMVGKTPATPLLFSQFRDNRDEIMDAYDWLKSQDKNPPAPFTAVQRKVRHNR; encoded by the coding sequence ATGTCCGAATTGCAAAAAACCGTGAATGAGCATTTACGCGAAGCCGCGCAAATCGGCAATATCGCACTTATGCAGGACGCTCTGGATAACGGTGCGGAGATTCACCACGATCATGACAGCGCCCTGCAATGGGTCTGCTATAACGGTCATCGTGAGGCGGCGGAATTTCTGCTGGATAACGGCGCCGATCCGCACGCCGATGGCGGCAAGCCACTCAAACATGCCGCAGAACAGGGACGCTATAGCATTGTTCTGTTGCTGCTGGAGCGCGGAGCGGCATTCTCCACACTCAGCACGGCCATGCAGGTCAAATATGCCGGAGCTTTAGAAGAAAGCAAACTGGCGCAGGTTGAAGAACGGTTGAAAAATCCCTATCAGCTTTTCAACGACCATACCGTACTGAAATTTGAAGGCCGCATCCGCGAGATCGGCGATCTGCATAAAATTTTTGATTTCTCCGCCCGTACCGTCACACAGATGGTCGGTAAAACCCCGGCAACACCGCTGCTGTTTTCGCAGTTCCGTGACAACCGTGACGAAATTATGGACGCCTATGATTGGCTGAAATCCCAAGATAAAAACCCTCCCGCCCCCTTCACCGCTGTACAGCGCAAAGTCAGACACAACCGTTAA
- the alaS gene encoding alanine--tRNA ligase: protein MKTTNDIRKHFLDYFKKAGHEIVPSSPLIPRNDPTLMFTSAGMVQFKNVFTGQDKRPYSTASTAQKCLRAGGKHNDLENVGYTSRHHTFFEMMGNFSFGDYFKEGAIEHAWNLVHKEFGLPKDRLTVTVYHTDDEAFDLWKKIAGFSEDKIIRIATKDNFWSAGDTGPCGPSTEIFYDHGDHLFGGPPGTPEEDGDRFVEIWNLVFMQYDQITPSQREDLPNPSIDTGMGLERMAAVMQGTHDNYQIDLFKNLIAASVNLTGQAEDGDHAVSHRVIADHLRASSFLVAEGVLPSNEGRGYVLRRIMRRGMRHAHLLGADDPLMHRLVPTLVSEMGDTYPELKEAQELITETLRLEEQRFKNTLEKGLSLLEAETAKLGEGEALPGDVAFKLYDTFGFPLDLTEDVLRREQNRAVDSEGFETAMEKQREAARKSWKGSGEAATEELWFEIREESGATEFLGYDCEEAEGRITALVDAKTGKRVDSAKTGDEIFVIVNQTPFYGESGGQVGDTGVIKTASGAEIAVSDTQKKLGAIFAHLGIVKTGTVKTGENATLTIDAQRRRDIRANHSATHLLHAALRRHLGTHVAQKGSLVDNEKLRFDISQPVALTDEQIAVIEAEVNDRIRANSEVTTRLLPIDEAREAGAIAMFGEKYDDEVRVLAMGGTDPDHPSKAYSMELCGGTHVRRTGDIGLLKITAESAVSAGVRRIEAVTGRGAFAYLTQQAATLQQVAQNLKASPAEIPARIETLLAERKKLERDVSDMRQKLATIGDGGAANSGASATKDVNGIPFAARVLQDVPPKELKPMADALKKQLGTGVIALIAVNEGRASLVVGVTDDLTGKQNAVELVRIGAEAVGGKGGGGRPDMAQAGGPDGGKADDAIHAIETALAS from the coding sequence ATGAAAACGACAAACGATATCCGCAAACATTTTCTGGACTATTTCAAAAAGGCCGGGCATGAAATCGTGCCGTCCAGCCCTTTGATTCCGCGCAACGACCCGACTCTGATGTTCACATCCGCCGGGATGGTGCAGTTTAAAAACGTCTTTACCGGACAGGACAAACGCCCCTATTCCACCGCATCAACGGCGCAAAAATGCCTGCGCGCGGGCGGTAAGCATAATGACCTTGAAAATGTCGGTTATACCTCGCGCCACCATACGTTTTTTGAAATGATGGGCAATTTCTCCTTTGGCGACTATTTCAAGGAAGGGGCGATCGAACATGCTTGGAACCTTGTCCATAAGGAATTCGGCTTGCCGAAAGACCGTCTAACCGTTACCGTCTATCATACCGATGATGAGGCTTTTGACCTCTGGAAGAAAATCGCGGGTTTCTCCGAAGATAAAATCATCCGCATCGCTACCAAGGATAATTTCTGGTCGGCAGGCGATACCGGCCCTTGCGGCCCCAGCACCGAGATTTTCTATGATCACGGCGACCATCTTTTTGGCGGTCCGCCCGGCACGCCGGAGGAAGACGGTGACCGTTTCGTTGAAATCTGGAATCTGGTCTTTATGCAATATGACCAGATTACGCCCTCGCAGCGCGAAGACCTGCCCAACCCGTCGATTGATACCGGCATGGGGCTGGAACGCATGGCCGCCGTTATGCAAGGCACGCATGATAATTACCAGATTGATCTGTTCAAAAACCTGATTGCGGCCTCCGTTAATCTGACGGGGCAAGCCGAGGACGGCGACCATGCCGTTTCGCACCGCGTTATCGCCGACCATTTGCGCGCCTCCTCTTTTCTGGTGGCGGAAGGCGTTTTGCCCTCCAATGAAGGTCGCGGCTATGTCCTGCGCCGTATTATGCGCCGCGGTATGCGTCACGCGCATCTGCTGGGGGCGGATGATCCGTTGATGCACCGCCTTGTGCCAACACTGGTCTCCGAGATGGGCGATACCTATCCCGAATTAAAGGAAGCGCAGGAACTCATTACCGAGACACTGCGCCTTGAAGAACAGCGATTTAAAAACACGCTGGAAAAAGGCTTGTCCCTGCTGGAGGCCGAAACCGCGAAACTGGGCGAAGGTGAAGCACTGCCCGGTGATGTTGCGTTTAAACTCTATGACACATTCGGATTTCCGCTGGATTTGACCGAAGATGTACTGCGCCGTGAACAAAACCGCGCCGTTGATAGTGAAGGTTTCGAAACCGCGATGGAAAAACAGCGCGAAGCCGCCCGCAAATCATGGAAAGGCTCCGGCGAAGCCGCAACGGAAGAGCTATGGTTTGAAATCCGTGAAGAAAGCGGCGCAACGGAATTCCTCGGCTATGACTGCGAAGAAGCCGAAGGCCGGATTACCGCTCTGGTCGATGCCAAAACCGGCAAACGCGTTGACAGCGCCAAAACCGGTGACGAGATTTTCGTCATTGTAAATCAAACGCCGTTTTACGGTGAATCCGGCGGTCAGGTCGGCGATACCGGTGTCATTAAAACCGCAAGCGGTGCGGAAATCGCCGTTAGCGATACGCAGAAAAAACTTGGTGCAATTTTCGCGCATCTTGGAATCGTCAAAACGGGCACAGTCAAAACAGGCGAAAATGCAACACTGACAATTGACGCGCAGCGCCGCCGCGATATCCGCGCCAATCACTCGGCCACCCATCTTCTCCATGCCGCATTGCGCCGCCATCTGGGCACGCATGTCGCGCAGAAAGGTTCGCTTGTTGATAATGAAAAGCTGCGTTTTGACATCAGCCAGCCTGTTGCCTTAACGGATGAGCAGATTGCCGTGATCGAGGCCGAGGTCAATGACCGCATTCGCGCCAATAGCGAAGTCACGACACGTCTGCTGCCGATTGACGAGGCACGTGAGGCAGGCGCCATCGCCATGTTCGGTGAAAAATATGATGACGAGGTCCGCGTACTGGCCATGGGCGGCACAGACCCCGACCATCCGTCCAAAGCCTATTCGATGGAGCTCTGCGGCGGCACGCATGTGCGGCGCACGGGCGATATCGGGCTTTTGAAAATCACCGCTGAAAGTGCGGTTTCCGCAGGGGTACGCCGGATCGAGGCTGTGACAGGCCGCGGTGCCTTTGCTTATCTGACGCAGCAAGCTGCAACATTGCAGCAGGTCGCGCAAAATCTGAAAGCCTCCCCTGCCGAAATTCCGGCACGTATCGAAACCTTGCTGGCAGAACGTAAAAAGCTGGAGCGTGACGTCTCCGATATGCGTCAAAAACTCGCCACCATCGGCGACGGCGGCGCAGCAAATAGCGGCGCTTCCGCAACCAAAGATGTGAACGGCATTCCCTTTGCCGCACGCGTCTTGCAGGATGTGCCGCCGAAAGAGTTGAAACCGATGGCGGATGCCCTGAAAAAGCAACTCGGCACAGGCGTCATCGCGCTGATCGCCGTCAATGAAGGCCGCGCCTCGCTGGTCGTCGGTGTCACCGATGATTTGACCGGAAAACAGAATGCCGTGGAACTTGTCCGCATCGGCGCGGAAGCCGTCGGCGGCAAAGGCGGCGGTGGCCGCCCCGATATGGCGCAAGCCGGCGGTCCGGATGGCGGTAAAGCCGATGACGCCATCCACGCCATAGAAACCGCTCTTGCAAGTTAA
- a CDS encoding lipoprotein-releasing ABC transporter permease subunit → MPQAFEKMVAMRYFSARRRERMISVTAVFSLLGIMIGVAALIVVMSVMNGFREDLVTRILGLNGHMMVHDAQYRGLSDYDALQKALETGVEGITSVMPVIEGQALMSVGQGNSAASGVVVRGILPADFARKPILSDGILVQDDTLPFGEDKIAIGKVMADRFALGIGSDIRLVAPQGRASPFGTIPTARKFTIGTIFDVGMYEYNANFVFMPLEIAQKFYRRGDSVSGLEVMTTDATDIDTIRAAAERVAQPLDARISDWRDNNASFYTALKVERNVMFLILTLIILVAAFNIISSLIMLVKEKGRDIAILRTMGATRGMIIRVFFYTGAAVGVLGTVLGATLGILIAANIESIRKWLEGFTGTELFADEIYFLSQLPSKIERGEIVAIVLMALVLSLAATIYPAWKAARLDPVEALRHE, encoded by the coding sequence ATGCCGCAGGCTTTTGAAAAAATGGTCGCCATGCGCTATTTCAGCGCCCGCCGCCGCGAGCGTATGATCTCGGTGACAGCGGTTTTCTCGTTGCTGGGTATTATGATCGGCGTTGCCGCGCTGATTGTCGTGATGTCGGTGATGAACGGCTTTCGCGAGGATCTGGTGACCCGTATTCTGGGGCTGAACGGCCATATGATGGTGCATGATGCGCAGTATCGCGGGTTATCGGATTATGATGCCTTGCAGAAAGCGCTGGAAACGGGTGTTGAAGGTATTACCAGTGTGATGCCGGTGATTGAGGGGCAGGCATTGATGAGTGTCGGTCAAGGCAACAGTGCGGCCAGCGGTGTGGTTGTGCGCGGTATTCTGCCGGCTGATTTTGCCCGCAAGCCGATCCTGTCGGACGGTATTCTGGTACAGGATGATACCTTGCCTTTCGGTGAGGATAAAATTGCCATCGGGAAAGTTATGGCGGACCGTTTTGCACTCGGCATTGGTAGTGATATCCGTCTTGTCGCACCGCAAGGGCGTGCCAGCCCGTTCGGGACCATTCCGACGGCGCGGAAATTCACGATTGGTACGATTTTTGATGTCGGCATGTATGAATATAACGCCAATTTTGTCTTTATGCCGCTTGAAATCGCGCAGAAATTCTACCGCCGCGGCGACAGCGTTTCCGGGCTGGAAGTGATGACAACCGATGCAACGGATATAGATACGATCCGTGCGGCGGCAGAACGTGTTGCGCAACCGCTGGACGCAAGGATAAGCGACTGGCGCGATAATAATGCCAGCTTCTATACAGCGCTGAAGGTCGAACGCAATGTGATGTTCCTGATTTTGACGCTGATTATTCTGGTCGCGGCCTTTAATATTATTTCCAGTCTGATCATGCTGGTAAAGGAAAAGGGGCGTGATATTGCGATTTTGCGCACAATGGGTGCAACGCGCGGCATGATTATCCGGGTCTTTTTTTATACCGGCGCGGCAGTCGGCGTGCTGGGAACGGTTCTGGGCGCAACGCTGGGGATTTTGATTGCCGCAAATATTGAATCGATCCGCAAATGGCTGGAGGGTTTCACGGGCACCGAGCTGTTTGCCGATGAAATCTATTTCCTGTCGCAATTGCCCTCGAAAATAGAGCGGGGGGAAATTGTCGCGATTGTGCTGATGGCACTGGTTTTGTCGCTGGCGGCGACGATTTATCCGGCATGGAAAGCCGCACGGCTTGACCCTGTGGAGGCGCTGCGCCATGAGTAA
- a CDS encoding entericidin A/B family lipoprotein produces the protein MAKTIRIFTAALFLVSVLSISGCNTMQGVGEDFKAAGEAISGSAADNKGY, from the coding sequence ATGGCAAAGACGATCAGAATTTTTACGGCGGCACTGTTTTTAGTGTCCGTTTTATCCATCAGCGGCTGCAATACGATGCAGGGCGTTGGCGAAGACTTTAAGGCTGCGGGCGAGGCGATTTCCGGCTCTGCCGCCGATAATAAAGGTTATTGA
- a CDS encoding proline--tRNA ligase — MTAQTAQKQGSQKKVKTAVTPTREENFPEWYQNVIKAADMAENAPVRGCMIIKPYGYAVWELFQRELDDRIKNEGVKNAYFPLLIPLSYIAKEAEHIDGFAKECAVVTHHRLEAAPDGKGLVPAGELAEPMIIRPTSETIIGETIAKWVNSYRDLPLKLNQWANVMRWEMRPRLFLRTAEFLWQEGHNAFATAEEANADARRMLEVYAEFSRNVMAIPVFEGEKTPEERFPGASATYTIEAVLQDGKALQSGTSHDLGQTFSRSANIRYQSAEGGEEFAWTTSWGMSSRMIGGLIMTHGDDDGMRMPPKVAPHHVIIIPIIHDDADRAKILDYAETLARRLKNQSIRVDLDASDKKTPDKLWGSIKQGVPVRVEIGRREMEEGNITHTRRDIGRDSKTTESVDAFCNKITTILDEMQTGMYQQALKRTESMVHDVKTLDEAHQFFAAKDSIGQVRFDAAFLQEEAFEKLMQEFSVTPRCLPFADDGKKVIVGKAY; from the coding sequence ATGACAGCACAAACGGCGCAAAAGCAAGGCAGCCAGAAGAAAGTTAAAACTGCCGTCACCCCGACGCGGGAGGAAAACTTCCCCGAATGGTATCAGAATGTCATCAAAGCGGCGGATATGGCTGAAAATGCGCCGGTGCGCGGCTGTATGATTATCAAACCTTATGGTTATGCGGTGTGGGAGCTGTTCCAGCGCGAACTGGATGACCGCATCAAGAATGAAGGCGTAAAAAATGCCTATTTCCCGCTGCTGATTCCGCTGAGCTATATCGCGAAAGAGGCGGAGCATATTGACGGTTTTGCCAAGGAATGCGCGGTCGTGACCCATCACCGTCTGGAAGCCGCGCCCGATGGTAAGGGGCTTGTCCCCGCCGGCGAACTGGCGGAGCCGATGATTATCCGCCCGACCTCGGAAACCATTATCGGTGAAACCATTGCCAAATGGGTCAATTCCTATCGCGACCTGCCGCTGAAACTGAACCAATGGGCGAATGTGATGCGCTGGGAAATGCGTCCGCGTCTGTTCCTGCGCACGGCGGAATTCCTGTGGCAGGAAGGGCATAATGCCTTTGCGACAGCTGAGGAAGCCAATGCCGATGCCCGCCGTATGCTGGAAGTCTATGCCGAATTTTCCCGTAATGTCATGGCAATTCCCGTCTTTGAAGGCGAGAAAACGCCGGAGGAACGCTTCCCCGGCGCATCGGCGACCTATACGATCGAGGCTGTGCTGCAAGACGGCAAGGCGCTGCAAAGCGGTACCTCGCATGATCTGGGGCAAACATTCTCCCGCTCCGCCAATATCCGCTATCAATCAGCCGAAGGCGGGGAGGAATTTGCATGGACGACCTCATGGGGCATGTCTTCACGCATGATCGGCGGATTGATTATGACCCATGGCGATGATGACGGTATGCGCATGCCGCCGAAAGTCGCGCCGCATCATGTCATTATTATTCCGATTATCCATGATGATGCCGACCGCGCCAAAATTCTGGATTATGCGGAAACATTGGCGCGCCGTTTGAAAAATCAAAGCATTCGCGTTGATCTGGATGCCAGCGACAAAAAAACACCGGACAAATTATGGGGTTCTATCAAACAGGGTGTGCCCGTGCGTGTTGAAATCGGCCGCCGCGAAATGGAAGAGGGCAATATCACCCATACCCGCCGCGATATCGGACGTGACAGCAAAACCACGGAAAGCGTCGATGCCTTCTGCAACAAAATCACAACTATTCTGGACGAGATGCAGACCGGCATGTATCAGCAGGCACTGAAACGCACGGAAAGCATGGTACATGACGTGAAAACGCTGGACGAGGCGCATCAGTTCTTTGCCGCCAAAGACAGCATCGGTCAGGTGCGCTTTGATGCCGCCTTCCTGCAGGAAGAGGCGTTTGAAAAACTGATGCAGGAATTTTCCGTCACGCCGCGCTGTCTGCCCTTCGCAGATGACGGCAAAAAAGTTATCGTCGGTAAAGCTTATTGA
- a CDS encoding ankyrin repeat domain-containing protein, with protein MDQCKMPTNAGENPAQFFLDAVKNGSKSGVEAALQLGVQIDAPIDGDLTALHIAVQQRDYDMVVELLAQGANPNIPDSLGDTPLFLAAGYGEAKILTKLIEKNGDADALNSSKANALMRAAYHDHAECCEILLKHMKTLSIDHQDNSYSTAVMWAVISGRTKALEVLLQHDPDLSLKDGQNRTAFGVASWFDMLDANNMMIDHQKNSLAVAAKAAFSAQEAAEKQARNETQTSNRVNRHAALRSYLRR; from the coding sequence ATGGATCAATGTAAAATGCCGACAAATGCCGGAGAAAATCCCGCCCAGTTCTTTTTGGATGCCGTAAAAAACGGCAGTAAAAGCGGCGTTGAGGCCGCATTGCAACTTGGCGTGCAGATTGATGCCCCGATCGACGGTGACCTGACGGCGCTGCATATTGCCGTACAGCAACGGGACTATGATATGGTTGTCGAATTGCTGGCGCAGGGCGCAAATCCCAATATTCCGGACAGTCTCGGCGATACGCCCCTGTTTCTGGCGGCAGGTTACGGCGAAGCCAAAATCCTGACAAAACTGATTGAAAAAAACGGTGATGCCGATGCATTGAACAGTAGCAAGGCGAATGCCCTGATGCGCGCCGCCTATCACGATCATGCCGAATGCTGCGAAATCCTGCTGAAACACATGAAAACACTGAGCATCGACCATCAGGACAATTCCTACAGCACCGCTGTCATGTGGGCGGTCATCAGCGGACGCACAAAAGCACTGGAAGTGCTGTTGCAGCACGATCCCGATCTGAGCTTGAAAGACGGGCAAAACCGTACGGCTTTCGGGGTTGCCTCATGGTTCGATATGCTGGATGCCAATAATATGATGATTGACCATCAGAAAAACAGCCTTGCCGTTGCTGCGAAAGCCGCTTTTTCCGCGCAGGAGGCCGCCGAAAAACAAGCCCGCAACGAAACCCAGACCAGCAACCGCGTTAACCGTCATGCCGCCTTGCGCAGCTATCTGCGGCGCTGA
- a CDS encoding ankyrin repeat domain-containing protein, which produces MADNAYTEACKNGNLELVRRYIQEEGCSPDDCDSKYWTPLVAAAYHGHDDLVVFLIQQGADLNTRDENDGWTPLISASYKGHSKIVETLLEQGADQYLRDKKGRNAADLAEKEGHSRIGLLLKAARKWRVLSDEKIQHFSLDGDLSVTRTFNFRAMNVMTVVSNTADKLQSHQENAFCDPSVDYGLLLEAKEEFLKTGKKIDESTFSTALKYPLKTRPSRTISRRKN; this is translated from the coding sequence ATGGCCGATAATGCTTATACCGAAGCCTGTAAAAACGGCAATCTGGAGCTTGTCCGCCGTTATATTCAGGAGGAAGGATGCAGCCCGGATGATTGCGATTCCAAATACTGGACACCGCTGGTCGCCGCTGCCTATCACGGTCATGATGATCTGGTGGTGTTTTTAATTCAACAAGGTGCCGATCTGAACACGCGTGATGAGAATGACGGCTGGACACCCTTGATTTCCGCCTCCTATAAAGGGCACAGTAAAATCGTCGAAACGCTTCTTGAACAGGGCGCGGATCAATATCTGCGTGATAAAAAAGGCCGCAATGCCGCCGATCTTGCTGAAAAAGAAGGCCACAGCCGTATCGGCTTGTTGTTGAAGGCCGCCCGCAAATGGCGGGTTTTGTCCGATGAAAAAATCCAGCATTTCAGTCTGGACGGTGATTTAAGCGTCACCCGCACCTTCAATTTCCGCGCCATGAATGTGATGACGGTTGTCAGCAACACGGCAGACAAACTGCAAAGCCATCAGGAAAATGCTTTTTGCGATCCGTCCGTCGATTACGGTTTACTGCTGGAGGCCAAAGAGGAATTCCTGAAAACAGGCAAAAAAATCGATGAAAGCACTTTCAGTACGGCACTGAAATACCCGCTAAAAACCCGCCCTTCCCGTACAATTTCCCGCCGAAAAAACTAA
- a CDS encoding DUF1467 family protein, translating into MDWFTGIATYLLIWWVMLFTVLPLGAHTPDTPEHGHDRGAPAVPNLKRKFILTTGLAFVVWAVLYAVIEIFDLSFLEMFG; encoded by the coding sequence ATGGATTGGTTTACAGGGATTGCGACATATTTGCTGATCTGGTGGGTGATGCTCTTCACCGTTCTGCCGCTGGGCGCACACACGCCGGATACGCCGGAACACGGGCATGACCGCGGCGCACCTGCTGTTCCGAATTTGAAACGCAAATTTATTCTGACAACGGGGCTGGCCTTTGTCGTTTGGGCCGTTCTGTATGCGGTCATTGAAATTTTCGACCTGTCTTTTTTGGAGATGTTCGGATGA